The following are encoded together in the Silurus meridionalis isolate SWU-2019-XX chromosome 2, ASM1480568v1, whole genome shotgun sequence genome:
- the actn1 gene encoding alpha-actinin-1 isoform X5, which produces MDHHNHPHPHQHYDGETNDYMQQEDDWDRDMLLDPAWEKQQRKTFTAWCNSHLRKAGTQIENIEEDFRDGLKLMLLLEVISGERLAKPERGKMRVHKISNVNKALNFITSKGVKLVSIGAEEIVDGNAKMTLGMIWTIILRFAIQDISVEETSAKEGLLLWCQRKTAPYKNVNIQNFHISWKDGLGFCALIHRHRPELIDYGKLRKDDPMTNLNTAFDVAEKYLDIPKMLDAEDVISTLRPDEKAVMTYVSCYYHAFSGKQKAETAANRICKVLAVNQENEQLMEDYEKLASDLLEWIRRTVPWLENRVPESTMAAMQQKLEDFRDYRRVHKPPKVQEKCQLEINFNTLQTKLRLSNRPAFMPSEGKMVSDISNAWGGLEGAEKGYEEWLLNEIRRLERLDHLAEKFRQKAAIHEAWTEGKEAMLNQKDYETVSLSEIKALLKKHEAFESDLAAHQDRVEQIAAIAQELNELEYYDSPSVNARCQKICDQWDALGILTQKRSEALQKTEKLLETIDQLYLEFAKRAAPFNNWMEGAMEDLQDTFIVHTIEEIQGLSTAHEQFKATLPEADKERQAILGIHNEITKIVQTYHVNITGTNPYTTINPKEINTKWERVRQLVPQRDQALIEEHARQQNNERLRRQFANQANIIGPWIQNKMEEIGRISIEMHGTLEDQLNNLRQYEKSIVNYKPKIDQLEGDHQQIQEALIFDNKHTNYTMEHIRVGWEQLLTTIARTINEIENQILTRDAKGISQEQLSEFRASFNHFDRKRTGLMDGEDFRTCLISMGYNMGEAEFARIMSIVDPNRLGVVTFQAFIDFMSRETADTDTADQVMASFKVLAGDKNYITADELRRELPPDQADYCISRMAPYRGSDAVSGALDYMSFSTALYGESDL; this is translated from the exons AACTTATGCTCCTCCTAGAGGTCATCTCAG GAGAGCGTCTGGCTAAGCCTGAGAGAGGGAAGATGAGAGTGCACAAGATTTCAAATGTGAACAAGGCTCTAAACTTCATCACTAGTAAAGGAGTTAAGCTGGTGTCTATTGGAGCAGAGG AAATTGTTGATGGGAATGCTAAGATGACTCTGGGAATGATCTGGACCATCATTCTCCGTTTTGCCATTCAGGACATCTCAGTGGAAG aaACGTCGGCCAAAGAGGGACTTCTGCTGTGGTGTCAGAGAAAAACTGCTCCTTACAAAAACGTCAACATCCAGAACTTCCacatcag CTGGAAGGATGGTTTAGGATTTTGTGCTCTTATTCATCGTCATCGCCCGGAACTTATAGATTACGGCAAACTGCGCAAG GATGACCCTATGACCAACTTGAACACTGCGTTTGATGTGGCTGAGAAATACCTTGACATTCCTAAGATGCTTGATGCAGAGG ATGTCATTAGTACGCTGCGTCCCGATGAGAAGGCTGTGATGACGTACGTGTCGTGTTACTACCACGCCTTCTCTGGGAAGCAGAAG GCGGAGACAGCGGCTAATCGCATCTGTAAAGTTCTCGCTGTCAATCAGGAGAACGAGCAGCTGATGGAGGACTACGAGAAACTTGCCAGTGAT TTGTTGGAATGGATCAGAAGGACAGTCCCTTGGCTGGAGAACCGGGTTCCTGAGAGCACCATGGCTGCCATGCAGCAGAAGCTGGAGGACTTCAGAGATTATCGTCGAGTTCATAAACCTCCTAAAGTTCAGGAGAAATGTCAGCTGGAGATCAACTTTAACACATTGCAGACCAAACTGAGGCTCAGTAACCGGCCTGCCTTCATGCCCTCTGAGGGCAAGATGGTGTCG gatatCTCCAATGCCTGGGGTGGTCTGGAGGGGGCAGAGAAAGGCTATGAGGAGTGGCTGCTGAATGAAATACGCAGACTGGAGAGACTCGACCACCTTGCTGAGAAATTCAGACAGAAAGCAGCTATACATGAGGCCTGGACAgaag gaaaggAGGCCATGTTAAATCAGAAGGACTATGAGACAGTGTCTCTGTCTGAGATTAAAGCTTTGCTGAAGAAACACGAGGCATTTGAGAGTGATCTTGCTGCTCACCAGGACCGTGTGGAACAGATTGCTGCCATCGCCCAAGAGCttaa TGAGTTGGAATACTATGACTCTCCCAGTGTGAATGCTCGCTGTCAGAAGATCTGTGATCAGTGGGACGCTCTGGGAATTCTGACTCAGAAACGCAGTGAGGCCTTACAG AAAACGGAGAAGTTGTTGGAGACGATTGATCAGCTGTacctggagtttgctaaaagGGCAGCGCCGTTTAATAACTGGATGGAGGGCGCAATGGAGGACCTGCAGGACACCTTCATTGTTCACACTATCGAGGAGATCCAG GGCCTGAGCACGGCTCATGAGCAGTTTAAAGCTACACTCCCAGAGGCAGATAAGGAAAGACAGGCCATCCTGGGAATCCACAACGAGATCACCAAAATCGTCCAAACCTACCACGTCAACATCACTGGCACTAATCCCTATACCACCATCAATCCCAAGGAGATCAACACCAAGTGGGAGAGG GTGAGACAGTTGGTTCCTCAGAGAGACCAGGCGCTGATCGAGGAACACGCTCGGCAGCAGAACAACGAGCGTCTGCGCAGACAGTTTGCTAATCAGGCTAACATCATCGGGCCCTGGATCCAGAACAAGATGGAG GAGATCGGACGTATATCAATCGAGATGCACGGTACGTTGGAGGATCAGCTGAATAACCTGCGTCAGTACGAGAAGAGCATCGTCAACTACAAGCCAAAGATTGATCAGCTAGAGGGAGATCACCAGCAAATCCAGGAGGCTCTCATCTTCGACAACAAACACACCAACTACACCATGGAG cACATCCGTGTTGGATGGGAACAGCTCCTCACCACCATTGCTCGCACCATCAACGAGATCGAAAACCAGATTCTGACTCGTGACGCTAAAGGCATCAGTCAGGAGCAACTCAGCGAGTTCAGAGCCTCGTTTAACCACTTCGACCGg AAGAGAACAGGCTTGATGGATGGAGAGGATTTCCGCACCTGTCTCATCTCCATGGGTTATAATATG GGTGAGGCAGAGTTCGCTCGAATAATGAGCATCGTGGATCCTAACAGACTTGGGGTCGTGACCTTCCAGGCTTTTATTGACTTCATGTCTCGAGAAACAGCTGATACGGACACAGCTGATCAGGTCATGGCTTCCTTTAAAGTGCTGGCTGGAGATAAG AACTACATCACAGCGGACGAGCTGAGGCGTGAACTGCCCCCTGATCAGGCGGATTATTGTATCTCACGCATGGCACCCTACAGAGGGAGTGATGCCGTGTCCGGGGCCCTCGACTACATGTCCTTCTCCACCGCCCTGTACGGAGAGAGTGACCTCTGA
- the actn1 gene encoding alpha-actinin-1 isoform X1, with protein MDHHNHPHPHQHYDGETNDYMQQEDDWDRDMLLDPAWEKQQRKTFTAWCNSHLRKAGTQIENIEEDFRDGLKLMLLLEVISGERLAKPERGKMRVHKISNVNKALNFITSKGVKLVSIGAEEIVDGNAKMTLGMIWTIILRFAIQDISVEETSAKEGLLLWCQRKTAPYKNVNIQNFHISWKDGLGFCALIHRHRPELIDYGKLRKDDPMTNLNTAFDVAEKYLDIPKMLDAEDIVGTARPDEKAIMTYVSSFYHAFSGAQKAETAANRICKVLAVNQENEQLMEDYEKLASDLLEWIRRTVPWLENRVPESTMAAMQQKLEDFRDYRRVHKPPKVQEKCQLEINFNTLQTKLRLSNRPAFMPSEGKMVSDISNAWGGLEGAEKGYEEWLLNEIRRLERLDHLAEKFRQKAAIHEAWTEGKEAMLNQKDYETVSLSEIKALLKKHEAFESDLAAHQDRVEQIAAIAQELNELEYYDSPSVNARCQKICDQWDALGILTQKRSEALQKTEKLLETIDQLYLEFAKRAAPFNNWMEGAMEDLQDTFIVHTIEEIQGLSTAHEQFKATLPEADKERQAILGIHNEITKIVQTYHVNITGTNPYTTINPKEINTKWERVRQLVPQRDQALIEEHARQQNNERLRRQFANQANIIGPWIQNKMEEIGRISIEMHGTLEDQLNNLRQYEKSIVNYKPKIDQLEGDHQQIQEALIFDNKHTNYTMEHIRVGWEQLLTTIARTINEIENQILTRDAKGISQEQLSEFRASFNHFDRDHSGTLGAEEFRACLISLGFDIGNDAQKRTGLMDGEDFRTCLISMGYNMGEAEFARIMSIVDPNRLGVVTFQAFIDFMSRETADTDTADQVMASFKVLAGDKNYITADELRRELPPDQADYCISRMAPYRGSDAVSGALDYMSFSTALYGESDL; from the exons AACTTATGCTCCTCCTAGAGGTCATCTCAG GAGAGCGTCTGGCTAAGCCTGAGAGAGGGAAGATGAGAGTGCACAAGATTTCAAATGTGAACAAGGCTCTAAACTTCATCACTAGTAAAGGAGTTAAGCTGGTGTCTATTGGAGCAGAGG AAATTGTTGATGGGAATGCTAAGATGACTCTGGGAATGATCTGGACCATCATTCTCCGTTTTGCCATTCAGGACATCTCAGTGGAAG aaACGTCGGCCAAAGAGGGACTTCTGCTGTGGTGTCAGAGAAAAACTGCTCCTTACAAAAACGTCAACATCCAGAACTTCCacatcag CTGGAAGGATGGTTTAGGATTTTGTGCTCTTATTCATCGTCATCGCCCGGAACTTATAGATTACGGCAAACTGCGCAAG GATGACCCTATGACCAACTTGAACACTGCGTTTGATGTGGCTGAGAAATACCTTGACATTCCTAAGATGCTTGATGCAGAGG ATATCGTTGGTACGGCCCGTCCAGATGAGAAGGCCATCATGACCTACGTTTCTAGCTTCTACCACGCCTTCTCCGGGGCGCAGAAG GCGGAGACAGCGGCTAATCGCATCTGTAAAGTTCTCGCTGTCAATCAGGAGAACGAGCAGCTGATGGAGGACTACGAGAAACTTGCCAGTGAT TTGTTGGAATGGATCAGAAGGACAGTCCCTTGGCTGGAGAACCGGGTTCCTGAGAGCACCATGGCTGCCATGCAGCAGAAGCTGGAGGACTTCAGAGATTATCGTCGAGTTCATAAACCTCCTAAAGTTCAGGAGAAATGTCAGCTGGAGATCAACTTTAACACATTGCAGACCAAACTGAGGCTCAGTAACCGGCCTGCCTTCATGCCCTCTGAGGGCAAGATGGTGTCG gatatCTCCAATGCCTGGGGTGGTCTGGAGGGGGCAGAGAAAGGCTATGAGGAGTGGCTGCTGAATGAAATACGCAGACTGGAGAGACTCGACCACCTTGCTGAGAAATTCAGACAGAAAGCAGCTATACATGAGGCCTGGACAgaag gaaaggAGGCCATGTTAAATCAGAAGGACTATGAGACAGTGTCTCTGTCTGAGATTAAAGCTTTGCTGAAGAAACACGAGGCATTTGAGAGTGATCTTGCTGCTCACCAGGACCGTGTGGAACAGATTGCTGCCATCGCCCAAGAGCttaa TGAGTTGGAATACTATGACTCTCCCAGTGTGAATGCTCGCTGTCAGAAGATCTGTGATCAGTGGGACGCTCTGGGAATTCTGACTCAGAAACGCAGTGAGGCCTTACAG AAAACGGAGAAGTTGTTGGAGACGATTGATCAGCTGTacctggagtttgctaaaagGGCAGCGCCGTTTAATAACTGGATGGAGGGCGCAATGGAGGACCTGCAGGACACCTTCATTGTTCACACTATCGAGGAGATCCAG GGCCTGAGCACGGCTCATGAGCAGTTTAAAGCTACACTCCCAGAGGCAGATAAGGAAAGACAGGCCATCCTGGGAATCCACAACGAGATCACCAAAATCGTCCAAACCTACCACGTCAACATCACTGGCACTAATCCCTATACCACCATCAATCCCAAGGAGATCAACACCAAGTGGGAGAGG GTGAGACAGTTGGTTCCTCAGAGAGACCAGGCGCTGATCGAGGAACACGCTCGGCAGCAGAACAACGAGCGTCTGCGCAGACAGTTTGCTAATCAGGCTAACATCATCGGGCCCTGGATCCAGAACAAGATGGAG GAGATCGGACGTATATCAATCGAGATGCACGGTACGTTGGAGGATCAGCTGAATAACCTGCGTCAGTACGAGAAGAGCATCGTCAACTACAAGCCAAAGATTGATCAGCTAGAGGGAGATCACCAGCAAATCCAGGAGGCTCTCATCTTCGACAACAAACACACCAACTACACCATGGAG cACATCCGTGTTGGATGGGAACAGCTCCTCACCACCATTGCTCGCACCATCAACGAGATCGAAAACCAGATTCTGACTCGTGACGCTAAAGGCATCAGTCAGGAGCAACTCAGCGAGTTCAGAGCCTCGTTTAACCACTTCGACCGg GATCACTCAGGCACTCTGGGCGCTGAGGAGTTCAGGGCGTGTCTCATCAGTCTGGGCTTTGATATCGGAAACGACGCTCAG AAGAGAACAGGCTTGATGGATGGAGAGGATTTCCGCACCTGTCTCATCTCCATGGGTTATAATATG GGTGAGGCAGAGTTCGCTCGAATAATGAGCATCGTGGATCCTAACAGACTTGGGGTCGTGACCTTCCAGGCTTTTATTGACTTCATGTCTCGAGAAACAGCTGATACGGACACAGCTGATCAGGTCATGGCTTCCTTTAAAGTGCTGGCTGGAGATAAG AACTACATCACAGCGGACGAGCTGAGGCGTGAACTGCCCCCTGATCAGGCGGATTATTGTATCTCACGCATGGCACCCTACAGAGGGAGTGATGCCGTGTCCGGGGCCCTCGACTACATGTCCTTCTCCACCGCCCTGTACGGAGAGAGTGACCTCTGA
- the actn1 gene encoding alpha-actinin-1 isoform X2, translated as MDHHNHPHPHQHYDGETNDYMQQEDDWDRDMLLDPAWEKQQRKTFTAWCNSHLRKAGTQIENIEEDFRDGLKLMLLLEVISGERLAKPERGKMRVHKISNVNKALNFITSKGVKLVSIGAEEIVDGNAKMTLGMIWTIILRFAIQDISVEETSAKEGLLLWCQRKTAPYKNVNIQNFHISWKDGLGFCALIHRHRPELIDYGKLRKDDPMTNLNTAFDVAEKYLDIPKMLDAEDVISTLRPDEKAVMTYVSCYYHAFSGKQKAETAANRICKVLAVNQENEQLMEDYEKLASDLLEWIRRTVPWLENRVPESTMAAMQQKLEDFRDYRRVHKPPKVQEKCQLEINFNTLQTKLRLSNRPAFMPSEGKMVSDISNAWGGLEGAEKGYEEWLLNEIRRLERLDHLAEKFRQKAAIHEAWTEGKEAMLNQKDYETVSLSEIKALLKKHEAFESDLAAHQDRVEQIAAIAQELNELEYYDSPSVNARCQKICDQWDALGILTQKRSEALQKTEKLLETIDQLYLEFAKRAAPFNNWMEGAMEDLQDTFIVHTIEEIQGLSTAHEQFKATLPEADKERQAILGIHNEITKIVQTYHVNITGTNPYTTINPKEINTKWERVRQLVPQRDQALIEEHARQQNNERLRRQFANQANIIGPWIQNKMEEIGRISIEMHGTLEDQLNNLRQYEKSIVNYKPKIDQLEGDHQQIQEALIFDNKHTNYTMEHIRVGWEQLLTTIARTINEIENQILTRDAKGISQEQLSEFRASFNHFDRDHSGTLGAEEFRACLISLGFDIGNDAQKRTGLMDGEDFRTCLISMGYNMGEAEFARIMSIVDPNRLGVVTFQAFIDFMSRETADTDTADQVMASFKVLAGDKNYITADELRRELPPDQADYCISRMAPYRGSDAVSGALDYMSFSTALYGESDL; from the exons AACTTATGCTCCTCCTAGAGGTCATCTCAG GAGAGCGTCTGGCTAAGCCTGAGAGAGGGAAGATGAGAGTGCACAAGATTTCAAATGTGAACAAGGCTCTAAACTTCATCACTAGTAAAGGAGTTAAGCTGGTGTCTATTGGAGCAGAGG AAATTGTTGATGGGAATGCTAAGATGACTCTGGGAATGATCTGGACCATCATTCTCCGTTTTGCCATTCAGGACATCTCAGTGGAAG aaACGTCGGCCAAAGAGGGACTTCTGCTGTGGTGTCAGAGAAAAACTGCTCCTTACAAAAACGTCAACATCCAGAACTTCCacatcag CTGGAAGGATGGTTTAGGATTTTGTGCTCTTATTCATCGTCATCGCCCGGAACTTATAGATTACGGCAAACTGCGCAAG GATGACCCTATGACCAACTTGAACACTGCGTTTGATGTGGCTGAGAAATACCTTGACATTCCTAAGATGCTTGATGCAGAGG ATGTCATTAGTACGCTGCGTCCCGATGAGAAGGCTGTGATGACGTACGTGTCGTGTTACTACCACGCCTTCTCTGGGAAGCAGAAG GCGGAGACAGCGGCTAATCGCATCTGTAAAGTTCTCGCTGTCAATCAGGAGAACGAGCAGCTGATGGAGGACTACGAGAAACTTGCCAGTGAT TTGTTGGAATGGATCAGAAGGACAGTCCCTTGGCTGGAGAACCGGGTTCCTGAGAGCACCATGGCTGCCATGCAGCAGAAGCTGGAGGACTTCAGAGATTATCGTCGAGTTCATAAACCTCCTAAAGTTCAGGAGAAATGTCAGCTGGAGATCAACTTTAACACATTGCAGACCAAACTGAGGCTCAGTAACCGGCCTGCCTTCATGCCCTCTGAGGGCAAGATGGTGTCG gatatCTCCAATGCCTGGGGTGGTCTGGAGGGGGCAGAGAAAGGCTATGAGGAGTGGCTGCTGAATGAAATACGCAGACTGGAGAGACTCGACCACCTTGCTGAGAAATTCAGACAGAAAGCAGCTATACATGAGGCCTGGACAgaag gaaaggAGGCCATGTTAAATCAGAAGGACTATGAGACAGTGTCTCTGTCTGAGATTAAAGCTTTGCTGAAGAAACACGAGGCATTTGAGAGTGATCTTGCTGCTCACCAGGACCGTGTGGAACAGATTGCTGCCATCGCCCAAGAGCttaa TGAGTTGGAATACTATGACTCTCCCAGTGTGAATGCTCGCTGTCAGAAGATCTGTGATCAGTGGGACGCTCTGGGAATTCTGACTCAGAAACGCAGTGAGGCCTTACAG AAAACGGAGAAGTTGTTGGAGACGATTGATCAGCTGTacctggagtttgctaaaagGGCAGCGCCGTTTAATAACTGGATGGAGGGCGCAATGGAGGACCTGCAGGACACCTTCATTGTTCACACTATCGAGGAGATCCAG GGCCTGAGCACGGCTCATGAGCAGTTTAAAGCTACACTCCCAGAGGCAGATAAGGAAAGACAGGCCATCCTGGGAATCCACAACGAGATCACCAAAATCGTCCAAACCTACCACGTCAACATCACTGGCACTAATCCCTATACCACCATCAATCCCAAGGAGATCAACACCAAGTGGGAGAGG GTGAGACAGTTGGTTCCTCAGAGAGACCAGGCGCTGATCGAGGAACACGCTCGGCAGCAGAACAACGAGCGTCTGCGCAGACAGTTTGCTAATCAGGCTAACATCATCGGGCCCTGGATCCAGAACAAGATGGAG GAGATCGGACGTATATCAATCGAGATGCACGGTACGTTGGAGGATCAGCTGAATAACCTGCGTCAGTACGAGAAGAGCATCGTCAACTACAAGCCAAAGATTGATCAGCTAGAGGGAGATCACCAGCAAATCCAGGAGGCTCTCATCTTCGACAACAAACACACCAACTACACCATGGAG cACATCCGTGTTGGATGGGAACAGCTCCTCACCACCATTGCTCGCACCATCAACGAGATCGAAAACCAGATTCTGACTCGTGACGCTAAAGGCATCAGTCAGGAGCAACTCAGCGAGTTCAGAGCCTCGTTTAACCACTTCGACCGg GATCACTCAGGCACTCTGGGCGCTGAGGAGTTCAGGGCGTGTCTCATCAGTCTGGGCTTTGATATCGGAAACGACGCTCAG AAGAGAACAGGCTTGATGGATGGAGAGGATTTCCGCACCTGTCTCATCTCCATGGGTTATAATATG GGTGAGGCAGAGTTCGCTCGAATAATGAGCATCGTGGATCCTAACAGACTTGGGGTCGTGACCTTCCAGGCTTTTATTGACTTCATGTCTCGAGAAACAGCTGATACGGACACAGCTGATCAGGTCATGGCTTCCTTTAAAGTGCTGGCTGGAGATAAG AACTACATCACAGCGGACGAGCTGAGGCGTGAACTGCCCCCTGATCAGGCGGATTATTGTATCTCACGCATGGCACCCTACAGAGGGAGTGATGCCGTGTCCGGGGCCCTCGACTACATGTCCTTCTCCACCGCCCTGTACGGAGAGAGTGACCTCTGA
- the actn1 gene encoding alpha-actinin-1 isoform X3 encodes MDHHNHPHPHQHYDGETNDYMQQEDDWDRDMLLDPAWEKQQRKTFTAWCNSHLRKAGTQIENIEEDFRDGLKLMLLLEVISGERLAKPERGKMRVHKISNVNKALNFITSKGVKLVSIGAEEIVDGNAKMTLGMIWTIILRFAIQDISVEETSAKEGLLLWCQRKTAPYKNVNIQNFHISWKDGLGFCALIHRHRPELIDYGKLRKDDPMTNLNTAFDVAEKYLDIPKMLDAEDIVGTARPDEKAIMTYVSSFYHAFSGAQKAETAANRICKVLAVNQENEQLMEDYEKLASDLLEWIRRTVPWLENRVPESTMAAMQQKLEDFRDYRRVHKPPKVQEKCQLEINFNTLQTKLRLSNRPAFMPSEGKMVSDISNAWGGLEGAEKGYEEWLLNEIRRLERLDHLAEKFRQKAAIHEAWTEGKEAMLNQKDYETVSLSEIKALLKKHEAFESDLAAHQDRVEQIAAIAQELNELEYYDSPSVNARCQKICDQWDALGILTQKRSEALQKTEKLLETIDQLYLEFAKRAAPFNNWMEGAMEDLQDTFIVHTIEEIQGLSTAHEQFKATLPEADKERQAILGIHNEITKIVQTYHVNITGTNPYTTINPKEINTKWERVRQLVPQRDQALIEEHARQQNNERLRRQFANQANIIGPWIQNKMEEIGRISIEMHGTLEDQLNNLRQYEKSIVNYKPKIDQLEGDHQQIQEALIFDNKHTNYTMEHIRVGWEQLLTTIARTINEIENQILTRDAKGISQEQLSEFRASFNHFDRDHSGTLGAEEFRACLISLGFDIGNDAQGEAEFARIMSIVDPNRLGVVTFQAFIDFMSRETADTDTADQVMASFKVLAGDKNYITADELRRELPPDQADYCISRMAPYRGSDAVSGALDYMSFSTALYGESDL; translated from the exons AACTTATGCTCCTCCTAGAGGTCATCTCAG GAGAGCGTCTGGCTAAGCCTGAGAGAGGGAAGATGAGAGTGCACAAGATTTCAAATGTGAACAAGGCTCTAAACTTCATCACTAGTAAAGGAGTTAAGCTGGTGTCTATTGGAGCAGAGG AAATTGTTGATGGGAATGCTAAGATGACTCTGGGAATGATCTGGACCATCATTCTCCGTTTTGCCATTCAGGACATCTCAGTGGAAG aaACGTCGGCCAAAGAGGGACTTCTGCTGTGGTGTCAGAGAAAAACTGCTCCTTACAAAAACGTCAACATCCAGAACTTCCacatcag CTGGAAGGATGGTTTAGGATTTTGTGCTCTTATTCATCGTCATCGCCCGGAACTTATAGATTACGGCAAACTGCGCAAG GATGACCCTATGACCAACTTGAACACTGCGTTTGATGTGGCTGAGAAATACCTTGACATTCCTAAGATGCTTGATGCAGAGG ATATCGTTGGTACGGCCCGTCCAGATGAGAAGGCCATCATGACCTACGTTTCTAGCTTCTACCACGCCTTCTCCGGGGCGCAGAAG GCGGAGACAGCGGCTAATCGCATCTGTAAAGTTCTCGCTGTCAATCAGGAGAACGAGCAGCTGATGGAGGACTACGAGAAACTTGCCAGTGAT TTGTTGGAATGGATCAGAAGGACAGTCCCTTGGCTGGAGAACCGGGTTCCTGAGAGCACCATGGCTGCCATGCAGCAGAAGCTGGAGGACTTCAGAGATTATCGTCGAGTTCATAAACCTCCTAAAGTTCAGGAGAAATGTCAGCTGGAGATCAACTTTAACACATTGCAGACCAAACTGAGGCTCAGTAACCGGCCTGCCTTCATGCCCTCTGAGGGCAAGATGGTGTCG gatatCTCCAATGCCTGGGGTGGTCTGGAGGGGGCAGAGAAAGGCTATGAGGAGTGGCTGCTGAATGAAATACGCAGACTGGAGAGACTCGACCACCTTGCTGAGAAATTCAGACAGAAAGCAGCTATACATGAGGCCTGGACAgaag gaaaggAGGCCATGTTAAATCAGAAGGACTATGAGACAGTGTCTCTGTCTGAGATTAAAGCTTTGCTGAAGAAACACGAGGCATTTGAGAGTGATCTTGCTGCTCACCAGGACCGTGTGGAACAGATTGCTGCCATCGCCCAAGAGCttaa TGAGTTGGAATACTATGACTCTCCCAGTGTGAATGCTCGCTGTCAGAAGATCTGTGATCAGTGGGACGCTCTGGGAATTCTGACTCAGAAACGCAGTGAGGCCTTACAG AAAACGGAGAAGTTGTTGGAGACGATTGATCAGCTGTacctggagtttgctaaaagGGCAGCGCCGTTTAATAACTGGATGGAGGGCGCAATGGAGGACCTGCAGGACACCTTCATTGTTCACACTATCGAGGAGATCCAG GGCCTGAGCACGGCTCATGAGCAGTTTAAAGCTACACTCCCAGAGGCAGATAAGGAAAGACAGGCCATCCTGGGAATCCACAACGAGATCACCAAAATCGTCCAAACCTACCACGTCAACATCACTGGCACTAATCCCTATACCACCATCAATCCCAAGGAGATCAACACCAAGTGGGAGAGG GTGAGACAGTTGGTTCCTCAGAGAGACCAGGCGCTGATCGAGGAACACGCTCGGCAGCAGAACAACGAGCGTCTGCGCAGACAGTTTGCTAATCAGGCTAACATCATCGGGCCCTGGATCCAGAACAAGATGGAG GAGATCGGACGTATATCAATCGAGATGCACGGTACGTTGGAGGATCAGCTGAATAACCTGCGTCAGTACGAGAAGAGCATCGTCAACTACAAGCCAAAGATTGATCAGCTAGAGGGAGATCACCAGCAAATCCAGGAGGCTCTCATCTTCGACAACAAACACACCAACTACACCATGGAG cACATCCGTGTTGGATGGGAACAGCTCCTCACCACCATTGCTCGCACCATCAACGAGATCGAAAACCAGATTCTGACTCGTGACGCTAAAGGCATCAGTCAGGAGCAACTCAGCGAGTTCAGAGCCTCGTTTAACCACTTCGACCGg GATCACTCAGGCACTCTGGGCGCTGAGGAGTTCAGGGCGTGTCTCATCAGTCTGGGCTTTGATATCGGAAACGACGCTCAG GGTGAGGCAGAGTTCGCTCGAATAATGAGCATCGTGGATCCTAACAGACTTGGGGTCGTGACCTTCCAGGCTTTTATTGACTTCATGTCTCGAGAAACAGCTGATACGGACACAGCTGATCAGGTCATGGCTTCCTTTAAAGTGCTGGCTGGAGATAAG AACTACATCACAGCGGACGAGCTGAGGCGTGAACTGCCCCCTGATCAGGCGGATTATTGTATCTCACGCATGGCACCCTACAGAGGGAGTGATGCCGTGTCCGGGGCCCTCGACTACATGTCCTTCTCCACCGCCCTGTACGGAGAGAGTGACCTCTGA